A part of Proteiniborus sp. DW1 genomic DNA contains:
- a CDS encoding GIY-YIG nuclease family protein, with amino-acid sequence MDLKEKAKNLPLTPGVYLMKNSSGDIIYVGKSKSLKNRVSSYFQNSKNHPPKIERLVKTLKDFDYILTDTEFEAFMLECKLIQSLQPLYN; translated from the coding sequence ATGGACTTAAAAGAAAAAGCAAAAAATCTTCCATTAACACCTGGAGTTTATCTGATGAAAAATTCCTCTGGCGATATTATATATGTGGGAAAGTCTAAGAGTCTTAAAAACCGAGTCAGCTCTTACTTTCAAAACTCAAAAAATCATCCTCCCAAAATTGAAAGACTTGTAAAAACTCTAAAGGATTTTGATTATATACTTACAGATACAGAGTTCGAAGCATTTATGTTAGAGTGTAAGCTAATACAGAGTCTACAACCTTTGTATAATAG